A genomic segment from Montipora foliosa isolate CH-2021 chromosome 9, ASM3666993v2, whole genome shotgun sequence encodes:
- the LOC137970009 gene encoding P2X receptor C-like isoform X1, with product MSLLHYITYKLVVIRDRRIGFIYYTIAVAIVLYTLAEIFVKKGYLEFDTSPESTMRFLLSDPREDNDSDSGETSSFEGLSYCCNQVIYYLLVVLKVFSRANHVHHAGFWMQSSYLGLWNQFDNFCKGLLANKNASFSALDNLQFKTIRENLYFTAWPESMLIKIEHAVLATKFFGGGADLAASQRKMRGYLFGQDGKVLRRQSAFH from the exons ATGTCCTTGCTGCACTACATAACTTATAAGCTTGTGGTCATCAGGGATCGAAGAATAGGCTTCATATATTACACTATTGCAGTTGCTATTGTGTTATACACATTAGCTGAGATATTTGTCAAGAAAGGATACCTTGAG ttTGATACATCACCTGAATCTACCATGAGATTTCTGCTATCAGATCCAAGAGAGGATAATGACAGTGATAGTGGAGAAACATCTTCATTTGAAGGTTTAAGCTACTGTTGCAATCAAG TTATCTATTATCTCCTTGTCGTGCTTAAGGTGTTCAGCCGAGCAAATCATGTACACCATGCCGGTTTTTGGATGCAAAGCAGTTATCTTGGCCTGTGGAATCAGTTTGACAACTTTTGCAAAGGATTGCTGGCAAACAAGAATGCCTCATTTTCAGCGCTGGATAACCTACAGTTTAAAACAATAAG AGAAAACCTGTACTTCACTGCTTGGCCAGAGTCAATGTTGATCAAGATTGAACATGCTGTTTTGGCTACAAAGTTTTTCGGAGGTGGAGCTGACCTTGCAGCATCCCAAAGAAAAATGAGAGGATATCTTTTTGGACAAGATGGAAAAGTTTTGAGAAGGCAAAGTGCATTTCACTAA
- the LOC137970009 gene encoding P2X receptor C-like isoform X3 has product MSLLHYITYKLVVIRDRRIGFIYYTIAVAIVLYTLAEIFVKKGYLEFDTSPESTMRFLLSDPREDNDSDSGETSSFEGLSYCCNQGVQPSKSCTPCRFLDAKQLSWPVESV; this is encoded by the exons ATGTCCTTGCTGCACTACATAACTTATAAGCTTGTGGTCATCAGGGATCGAAGAATAGGCTTCATATATTACACTATTGCAGTTGCTATTGTGTTATACACATTAGCTGAGATATTTGTCAAGAAAGGATACCTTGAG ttTGATACATCACCTGAATCTACCATGAGATTTCTGCTATCAGATCCAAGAGAGGATAATGACAGTGATAGTGGAGAAACATCTTCATTTGAAGGTTTAAGCTACTGTTGCAATCAAG GTGTTCAGCCGAGCAAATCATGTACACCATGCCGGTTTTTGGATGCAAAGCAGTTATCTTGGCCTGTGGAATCAGTTTGA
- the LOC137970465 gene encoding uncharacterized protein, whose protein sequence is MAERGRKKQKKRDPTIHVKPPLDFIESPLNGRKYYCTPVQAARRPFLASSLPVDDKEALKWDAMQVKSLEPSLNEHMFTALQFESENHILKSNCKAIDDKKRNPCRRSQRLRLKELKNTQFLFQTPQGTTPGNMKGEVILATETPDHELVMLARRREAKNRR, encoded by the exons atggcGGAACGAGGTCGTaaaaagcagaagaaacgcgATCCTACTATACACGTCAAACCACCCTTAGATTTCATCGAGAGTCCTTTAAATGGGCGCAAATATTATTGCACTCCTGTTCAAGCGGCGAGGAGACCTTTCTTGGCGTCATCTTTGCCCGTGGATGACAAAGAAGCTTTGAAATGG GATGCTATGCAAGTCAAATCCCTGGAACCAAGTTTAAACGAACATATGTTTACAGCATTACAATTTGAGAGTGAAAATCACATTTTGAAATCAAATTGCAAGGCTATTGATGACAAGAAGCGAAATCCATGCAGAAGATCGCAAAGACTTAGGCTAAAAGAACTGAAGAATACTCAGTTTCTGTTTCAAACCCCTCAAGGAACAACTCCTGGTAACATGAAGGGGGAAGTTATTCTTGCAACCGAGACTCCTGATCATGAACTTGTTATGCTGGCCAGACGAAGAGAGGCGAAGAACAGAAGATAG